A region of Mesorhizobium sp. AR02 DNA encodes the following proteins:
- a CDS encoding mandelate racemase/muconate lactonizing enzyme family protein: protein MKVVALETLQLAEFPFLFWLRVHTDAGFIGTGETFWAPGPVAAYIHDNVASYLLGKDPRDIELHDRTLGSVYVGARDSGAEVRGNSAVNIALWDIYGQAVGEPVWRLLGGRTHKTVPIYNTCAGYKHVRATKKNALFERGEDWSLKAGDSNEGPYEDLLAWRYNAGDLARSLKSEGIGAMKIWPFDIAAEASNGTRISLADLDKALEPFQKIRDAVGRDMEIMVELHGLWTLPPVLRIAEALKAYDVAWLEEPIRYNELDAMAELARHSSIPIAASERLASRQMFKQLIDKRAASVIMIDLAWCGGLSEARKIANMAEASELPVTLHDCTGPIVYAASCALSATLPNVNYQEAVRAYFTGWYTEIVADIPPVKDGRVAPLDGPGLGLSLRPELFQRPDATVRITKI from the coding sequence ATGAAAGTCGTTGCGCTCGAAACGTTGCAGCTGGCGGAATTCCCGTTCCTGTTCTGGCTGCGCGTTCACACCGATGCGGGCTTCATCGGCACCGGCGAGACCTTTTGGGCGCCGGGGCCTGTCGCCGCCTACATCCACGACAATGTCGCGTCCTACCTCCTGGGCAAGGATCCGCGCGACATCGAGCTGCACGACCGCACGCTGGGCAGCGTCTATGTCGGCGCCCGTGATTCCGGCGCAGAGGTGCGCGGCAACTCCGCCGTCAACATCGCTCTGTGGGATATCTATGGCCAGGCGGTTGGCGAGCCGGTCTGGCGGCTGCTCGGTGGCCGCACCCACAAGACCGTGCCGATCTACAACACCTGCGCCGGCTACAAACATGTCCGCGCCACCAAGAAGAACGCGCTGTTCGAGCGCGGCGAGGACTGGTCGCTGAAAGCAGGCGATTCCAACGAAGGCCCTTACGAAGACCTGCTCGCCTGGCGCTACAACGCTGGCGACCTCGCCAGAAGCCTGAAATCGGAAGGCATCGGCGCCATGAAGATCTGGCCGTTCGACATCGCCGCCGAAGCATCGAACGGCACACGCATTTCGCTGGCCGATCTCGACAAGGCGCTGGAGCCGTTTCAGAAAATCCGCGATGCCGTCGGCCGCGACATGGAAATCATGGTCGAGCTGCATGGGCTGTGGACCTTGCCGCCGGTGCTGCGCATCGCCGAAGCGTTGAAAGCCTACGACGTTGCCTGGCTGGAGGAGCCGATCCGCTACAACGAACTCGACGCCATGGCCGAGCTTGCCCGCCACTCCTCCATCCCGATCGCCGCCAGCGAGCGGCTGGCCTCGCGGCAGATGTTCAAGCAGCTGATCGACAAGCGGGCCGCTTCGGTGATCATGATCGATCTCGCCTGGTGCGGCGGGCTCTCCGAAGCACGCAAGATCGCCAACATGGCCGAGGCCAGCGAACTGCCGGTCACCTTGCACGATTGCACCGGGCCGATCGTCTATGCCGCCAGCTGCGCGCTGTCGGCCACCTTGCCGAACGTCAATTACCAGGAAGCGGTGCGCGCCTATTTCACCGGCTGGTACACCGAGATCGTCGCCGACATTCCGCCAGTCAAGGACGGCCGAGTCGCACCGCTCGACGGGCCGGGGCTCGGTCTCAGCCTGCGGCCGGAGCTGTTCCAGCGGCCCGACGCGACCGTGCGGATCACCAAAATCTAG
- a CDS encoding SDR family NAD(P)-dependent oxidoreductase, producing the protein MPADNQNTTPRRALVTGAAGGLGREVAIQLARRGCVVAVTDINGEGLAGTIRQIGETGAESEGIVSDFTGEGAPEAAVEKVVVRWGGIDILVNNAGYGVIEPFLDATYKAWMRTLALNVTALAMACKAAGRVMREQRSGRIINITSPGSRMALPDYTAYTASKAGVDSITRAAAVALAPYGVLVNSLAPGMMDTEMQRSTEVDLARANGRNDLQAFLDERTRRIPLGRRAEVSEVAEAVVWLCLDAPDYMTAERLNMSGGLDKD; encoded by the coding sequence TTGCCTGCTGACAATCAAAACACGACGCCAAGGAGAGCCCTGGTCACCGGCGCCGCGGGCGGCCTCGGCCGCGAGGTGGCGATCCAGCTGGCCCGGCGTGGCTGTGTTGTCGCGGTGACCGACATCAATGGCGAGGGACTGGCCGGGACCATCCGGCAGATCGGCGAAACCGGTGCCGAAAGCGAAGGCATCGTCAGCGACTTCACCGGGGAAGGCGCCCCGGAAGCGGCGGTGGAAAAAGTGGTCGTGCGCTGGGGCGGTATCGACATCCTCGTCAACAATGCCGGCTACGGCGTGATCGAGCCGTTCCTCGACGCGACTTACAAAGCCTGGATGCGGACACTGGCGCTCAACGTCACCGCGCTTGCCATGGCCTGCAAGGCGGCTGGCCGGGTGATGCGCGAGCAGCGTTCGGGGCGCATCATCAACATCACCTCGCCCGGCTCGCGCATGGCGCTGCCCGACTACACCGCCTACACGGCGAGCAAGGCCGGCGTCGATTCCATCACCCGCGCCGCCGCCGTTGCGCTGGCGCCTTATGGCGTGCTGGTCAACAGCCTGGCGCCAGGCATGATGGACACCGAAATGCAGCGCTCGACCGAGGTCGACCTCGCCCGCGCCAATGGCCGCAACGATTTGCAAGCCTTCCTCGACGAACGCACGCGACGGATCCCGCTCGGCCGCCGCGCCGAGGTCTCCGAAGTCGCCGAGGCGGTCGTCTGGCTCTGCCTCGATGCGCCTGATTACATGACCGCCGAGCGGCTCAACATGTCGGGCGGTCTCGACAAGGACTGA
- a CDS encoding transketolase: MLRNSPPGTADIGVLEHKATQLRRHMLTMARGQGQGYIGQGLGIADTLAALYFHELRYDPHNLDWPDRDRFLLSTGHYSIALWAALAEAGIIPVEELTSYGADNSRLEMSTLDTTPGVEMIGGSLGHGLGQGVGQALGLRLDKSDARVFVEQSDGEMQEGSTWEAAMSASHFKLDGLVALIDCNGIQADGPVVLDMEPVADKWRAFGWQTSEIDGNDMKAIVGALADARERNGKPKAIVLRTLPGKGVPRIETSEKSHFFRIDVAQWDGIIAEFEKTVGAAR; encoded by the coding sequence ATGCTGCGAAATTCCCCTCCCGGTACCGCCGATATCGGTGTGCTCGAACACAAGGCGACACAGCTGCGCCGTCACATGCTGACCATGGCGCGCGGCCAGGGCCAGGGCTATATCGGCCAGGGTCTCGGCATCGCCGACACGCTGGCAGCATTGTACTTCCACGAACTGCGCTACGACCCGCACAATCTGGATTGGCCCGACCGCGACCGTTTCCTGCTGTCGACCGGGCATTATTCCATCGCGCTGTGGGCAGCACTTGCCGAGGCCGGCATCATCCCGGTCGAGGAACTCACCTCCTATGGCGCCGACAACAGCCGGCTGGAGATGTCGACGCTCGACACCACGCCCGGCGTTGAAATGATCGGCGGTTCGCTCGGCCATGGTCTCGGGCAAGGCGTTGGCCAGGCGCTCGGCCTGCGCCTCGACAAATCCGACGCGCGCGTCTTTGTCGAGCAGTCGGATGGCGAGATGCAGGAAGGATCGACCTGGGAAGCGGCGATGTCGGCCAGTCACTTCAAGCTCGACGGACTGGTGGCATTGATCGACTGCAACGGCATCCAGGCCGACGGACCCGTGGTGCTCGACATGGAACCTGTAGCCGACAAATGGCGCGCCTTCGGCTGGCAGACATCGGAGATCGACGGCAACGACATGAAGGCGATCGTCGGCGCGCTGGCCGATGCCCGCGAACGCAACGGCAAGCCGAAGGCGATCGTGCTGCGAACGCTGCCCGGCAAGGGTGTGCCGCGCATCGAAACCTCTGAGAAATCGCACTTTTTCCGCATCGACGTGGCGCAATGGGACGGCATCATCGCCGAGTTCGAAAAAACCGTGGGAGCAGCCCGATGA